The proteins below come from a single Torulaspora delbrueckii CBS 1146 chromosome 5, complete genome genomic window:
- the MBP1 gene encoding transcription factor MBP1 (similar to Saccharomyces cerevisiae MBP1 (YDL056W); ancestral locus Anc_4.232), which produces MAPNQIYSAKYSGVDVYEFIHPTGSVMKRKTDDWVNATHILKAAKFAKAKRTRILEKEVIKEVHEKVQGGFGKYQGTWVPLDIATRLANKFDVYEELKPLFDFKQSNGSESPPQAPKHHHASRSDSTKKRAVKSASMSAAMEGNHSPSATPTLAAANTSRVTTRRRGRPPSASRVKKKLEAPLERSQSDMGYPRPSIPNSSIATTELPSIRTSNLELLVEDEGRGHFPRKHQERFQELDIEDGLSSDIEQHVQNHMRRDDLAMASHDTRLIHGSQAASQSSESLPTSPSELSDANAFDQRYSTATSPVISNIPRYAAQSRPQSTDIHDKVNEYLSKLVDYFISSEVRSNRSVPAELLLPPPSSAPYIDAPIDPELHTAFHWACSMGNLPIVEALVQAGTNLSATNSQGQTPLIRSSMFHNSYSRRSFPRIFELLRDTVFDVDSQLQTIVHHIVQRKSSTPSAIYYLDIVLSKIKDFSPQYRIELLLNNQDRSGNTALHIAAKNGDKTFFNTLIANGALSTITNKDRLTPNEIMSEHYEHLFTRSQGHMNNGNSSLINGYKMVSPIEATTPLTATSASDFMMFSSQAATRISRSIPDIVSGMKQVAERYGELYQQRDTDLKNMEKTLRSMEKTIRGVHVRTQEIMEITDANEVDTKMANQVEKTKVLKQEVIEKRQALLKTLQKRQMIKLNQYTEEEKAKQTSSPDGGNYDDDDDNNIETRLKLIIQLNFLQMESKGKLDKIIRFMEDNTKIHKYRKMISEGTEMGTEEVDDCWM; this is translated from the coding sequence ATGGCGCCTAATCAGATATACTCCGCCAAATACTCGGGTGTGGATGTCTACGAGTTCATTCATCCGACTGGTTCGGtaatgaagaggaaaaccGATGACTGGGTCAATGCAACACATATCTTAAAGGCAGCGAAGTTTGCCAAGGCCAAGAGAACTAGAATACTGGAGAAAGAAGTTATCAAGGAAGTGCATGAGAAAGTGCAGGGTGGGTTTGGGAAATACCAGGGAACTTGGGTACCTCTGGATATTGCTACAAGACTGGCGAACAAATTTGACGTATacgaagaattgaaaccTTTATTTGATTTTAAACAGTCTAATGGCTCGGAATCTCCCCCTCAAGCTCCAAAACATCATCATGCTTCAAGAAGTGACTCTACAAAAAAGAGGGCGGTTAAAAGTGCAAGTATGTCAGCGGCTATGGAAGGAAATCATAGTCCGTCCGCAACACCAACTTTAGCCGCAGCCAATACTTCTCGAGTAACGACTAGAAGGAGAGGAAGACCTCCTTCAGCATCAAGAGTAAAGAAAAAGTTGGAAGCTCCATTGGAAAGATCTCAGAGTGATATGGGATACCCTAGGCCAAGCATACCGAACTCATCAATCGCCACTACGGAACTACCCTCGATCAGAACATCAAATCTTGAATTGTTAGTGGAGGATGAGGGCAGAGGTCATTTCCCGAGGAAGCATCAAGAGAGATTTCAGGAACTCGACATCGAAGATGGTTTATCAAGCGACATCGAACAAcatgttcaaaatcataTGCGTCGCGATGATTTGGCAATGGCGAGTCACGATACAAGGTTAATTCATGGGTCGCAGGCTGCATCGCAATCTTCCGAATCGCTGCCGACATCGCCCAGTGAGCTATCCGATGCCAACGCATTTGATCAAAGGTACAGCACAGCTACTTCTCCAGTGATATCCAATATTCCTCGTTACGCGGCACAGTCTAGGCCTCAAAGCACTGACATACATGATAAGGTTAATGAGTATCTCTCAAAGTTAGTCGATTATTTTATTTCCAGTGAGGTTAGATCTAATAGATCAGTCCCAGCAGAATTACTCCTCCCCCCACCTAGTAGCGCACCATATATTGATGCCCCTATTGATCCCGAGTTGCATACGGCATTTCATTGGGCATGTTCAATGGGTAATTTGCCCATAGTCGAAGCTCTTGTCCAGGCTGGAACCAATTTAAGCGCGACAAATTCACAGGGGCAAACACCGTTAATCAGAAGTTCCATGTTTCACAATTCATATTCTAGGAGGTCGTTTCCGCGCATCTTTGAATTACTTCGTGACACCGTTTTTGATGTTGACTCGCAACTTCAGACAATCGTTCATCATATTGTACAGAGGAAATCATCAACGCCATCAGCCATTTATTACCTCGACATTGTTCtttccaaaatcaaagatttctcACCACAATACAGAATTGAGTTGTTGCTCAATAATCAGGATCGATCAGGTAATACCGCCCTGCACATTGCTGCGAAAAATGGTGATAAAACCTTTTTCAATACTTTGATAGCAAATGGCGCTTTAAGCACTATCACCAATAAAGATAGACTGACTCCTAATGAAATTATGAGTGAGCATTACGAACATTTGTTTACACGAAGTCAAGGTCATATGAATAACGGCAATTCATCGCTGATAAATGGATACAAAATGGTATCTCCAATCGAGGCGACCACGCCTTTGACCGCCACAAGTGCATCAGATTTCATGATGTTTTCTTCACAGGCTGCGACACGTATCTCCAGAAGTATACCTGACATAGTTTCTGGTATGAAGCAGGTTGCTGAAAGGTACGGTGAGCTATATCAGCAGCGTGACACAGATCTGAAAAATATGGAAAAGACATTACGTAGTATGGAGAAAACTATCAGAGGCGTGCATGTACGAACGCAGGAAATCATGGAAATAACTGATGCTAATGAAGTTGATACGAAAATGGCCAATCAAGTGGAGAAAacaaaagttttgaaacaAGAAGTTATAGAAAAGAGGCAAGCGCTCCTGAAAACCTTACAAAAAAGAcaaatgatcaaattgaatcaatatacagaagaggaaaaagCCAAGCAAACATCCTCACCAGATGGTGGCaattatgatgatgatgatgataataatATAGAAACCAGACTCAAGCTCATCATTCAGCTCAATTTTCTACAGATGGAATCAAAAGGTAAGTTGGATAAGATTATAAGATTCATGGAAGACAATACCAAGATTCACAAATAcagaaagatgatcagtGAGGGAACCGAGATGGGTactgaagaagttgatgacTGTTGGATGTAA
- the PSA1 gene encoding mannose-1-phosphate guanylyltransferase (similar to Saccharomyces cerevisiae PSA1 (YDL055C); ancestral locus Anc_4.231) translates to MKGLILVGGYGTRLRPLTLTVPKPLVEFGNRPMILHQIEALANAGVTDIVLAVNYRPEVMVETLKKYEKEYGVSITFSVETEPLGTAGPLKLAEKVLKKDKSPFFVLNSDVICDYPFKELADFHKAHGGQGTIVATKVDEPSKYGVIVHDIATPNLIDRFVEKPVEFVGNRINAGLYILNPEVIDLIELKPTSIEKETFPILVEQKSLYSFDLEGYWMDVGQPKDFLSGSVLYLNSLAKNHPEKLAKGDNIVGNALVDPSAKISPSAKIGPDVVIGPNVTIGDGVRITRSVVLKDSTIRAHSLVKSTIVGWSSTVGQWCRLEGVTVLGDDVEVKDEIYINGGKVLPHKSISTNVPKEAIIM, encoded by the coding sequence ATGAAAGGTTTAATTCTAGTTGGTGGTTACGGTACCAGATTGAGACCTTTGACCTTGACGGTCCCAAAACCATTGGTCGAGTTCGGTAACAGACCAATGATTTTGcatcaaattgaagctttggCTAATGCTGGTGTCACTGATATCGTCTTGGCTGTTAACTACAGACCAGAGGTTATGGttgagactttgaaaaagtacGAAAAGGAATACGGTGTTTCTATCACTTTCTCCGTTGAGACTGAGCCATTAGGTACCGCTGGTcctttgaaattggctgaaaaggtcttgaagaaggacaaATCTCCATTCTTTGTTCTAAACTCCGATGTCATCTGTGACTATCCTTTCAAGGAGTTGGCTGATTTCCACAAGGCTCACGGTGGTCAAGGTACCATTGTCGCTACCAAGGTCGATGAACCTTCCAAATACGGTGTTATCGTTCACGACATTGCTACTCCAAACTTGATTGACAGATTCGTTGAAAAGCCAGTTGAGTTTGTTGGTAACAGAATTAACGCTGGTTTGTACATCTTGAACCCAGAAGTTATCGATTTGATCGAATTGAAGCCAACTTCCATCGAAAAGGAGACTTTCCCAATCTTGGTCGAACAAAAATCTCTTTACTCCTTCGATTTGGAAGGTTACTGGATGGATGTCGGTCAACCAAAGGATTTCCTCTCTGGTTCCGTTCTTTACCTAAATTCTTTGGCTAAGAACCACCCAGAGAAATTGGCTAAGGGTGATAACATTGTCGGCAACGCTCTTGTTGACCCATCCGCCAAGATCTCCCCAAGCGCTAAGATCGGCCCAGATGTCGTCATTGGTCCAAACGTTACCATCGGTGACGGTGTCAGAATTACCAGATCTGTTGTTCTAAAGGACTCTACCATTAGAGCTCACTCTCTTGTGAAGTCTACTATCGTTGGTTGGTCTTCTACCGTTGGCCAATGGTGTCGTCTAGAAGGTGTCACTGTCTTGGGTGATGACGTTGAAgttaaagatgaaatctACATCAACGGTGGTAAGGTCTTGCCTCACAAGTCCATCTCCACCAACGTTCCAAAGGAGGCTATTATTATGTAA
- the TDEL0E01380 gene encoding uncharacterized protein (similar to Saccharomyces cerevisiae YDL057W; ancestral locus Anc_4.233), which yields MVLLDEIGMEKVTYEVVKDVPSYIRLEANEQLVYFKHGKYHTAKGIAGILCSPKSLQFDTFSEKVQNQHQFELPQHRLALLLHGHSSNKNYPYQPMMASRLTEMGFFVIRMDFRGLGDSEDNRDRDVGRTISQDVEDIDTIYEFVSSPRLCKELCGFTLTLDTIMAHSRGVVSMFEFARSNPDKYIPNLINLAGRFDGQGLLRKRLKDCADWRQNGGYWCKFPRYGDHVKTWVPCSETLSAVEVDAAAFKSIDKRTWVLSCYGVNDEVIPMDAAANYANTFSGRHTLRLIHGANHNFLGLPNDRNELNLPLRKGLVNYCCKLVDLVAEHLSRESQLERFYQMTSIVRGTSVNPSDVIARWPLPYEFSKVSNFRDLGGYPTSFHGRRVKTGCVYRCANPCDVTEDALRYLKSNLHLKRVFDLRATGEAADNGLFPDNDMVQNIACNQNASVSPEVMAEHYHGLLISSYSFPKAYMIVLKNSTNAIKTFFQYILDGNCHQQSSLLFHCTAGKDRTGVLGMLLLSILGVDNDTIAKEYELTTIGLRTEIKLIKKLEARGDLYYTMLGKESEKLTRIYQLTPEKMAKTLMSSVYEAMRFFIDDFCAEFQSVEQYFVDILEFTPHDIGRLRDILLE from the coding sequence ATGGTTCtacttgatgaaattggtaTGGAGAAGGTTACTTACGAAGTTGTAAAGGATGTACCATCCTACATCCGGCTAGAGGCTAATGAACAATTGGTTTACTTTAAACATGGGAAGTATCATACAGCAAAAGGTATAGCTGGCATACTTTGCAGTCCCAAATCCCTGCAGTTTGATACTTTTAGTGAAAAGGTGCAAAATCAACACCAGTTCGAATTACCGCAGCATCGATTGGCATTATTGCTTCATGGACATTCATCGAATAAGAACTACCCATATCAGCCCATGATGGCTTCAAGGCTTACTGAGATGGGATTCTTTGTGATAAGAATGGATTTTAGAGGGTTGGGAGATTCCGAGGATAACAGAGATCGTGACGTAGGACGTACCATATCTCAAGATGTGGAAGACATAGATACTATTTATGAATTTGTATCGTCGCCACGGTTATGTAAGGAACTCTGTGGATTTACGTTGACTCTTGATACCATCATGGCGCATTCGCGTGGAGTTGTGTCGATGTTCGAATTTGCCAGATCCAATCCTGACAAGTATATTCCAaacttgatcaatcttGCGGGCAGATTCGATGGGCAGGGTTTGTTGAGAAAACGATTGAAGGATTGTGCCGACTGGCGTCAGAATGGTGGCTATTGGTGTAAATTTCCAAGGTATGGGGATCATGTAAAGACTTGGGTCCCTTGCTCAGAGACTTTAAGCGCAGTCGAAGTTGATGCGGCAGCTTTTAAGAGTATCGATAAGAGAACTTGGGTCCTTTCCTGCTATGGAGTTAATGATGAAGTTATTCCTATGGATGCTGCAGCAAATTACGCAAATACTTTTAGTGGTAGGCATACCTTGAGGTTAATTCATGGTGCGAATCATAATTTCCTTGGATTGCCCAATGATCGTAATGAACTTAATTTACCACTTCGTAAGGGTCTTGTTAACTATTGTTGCAAGCTAGTAGATCTGGTCGCAGAGCATTTGTCGCGTGAAAGTCAGTTGGAAAGATTCTATCAAATGACTTCGATTGTGCGTGGTACCAGTGTGAACCCATCTGATGTCATTGCACGTTGGCCATTACCATAtgaattttcaaaagtttcgaATTTCAGAGACTTGGGTGGCTATCCAACTTCTTTCCATGGTCGGAGAGTCAAGACTGGATGTGTATACCGTTGTGCTAATCCATGTGACGTTACTGAGGATGCACTTAGAtatttgaaatcaaatctgCATTTGAAGCGGGTCTTTGACTTGAGAGCAACAGGTGAAGCAGCTGACAATGGTCTATTCCCCGACAATGACatggttcaaaatatcGCATGCAATCAAAATGCAAGTGTATCACCAGAAGTTATGGCAGAACACTACCATGGCTTATTAATCTCCTCGTACAGTTTCCCCAAGGCCTACATGAtagttttgaagaattcgaCGAACGCTATCAAAACTTTCTTCCAGTATATCCTCGATGGTAACTGTCATCAGCAAAGCTCCTTGTTGTTCCACTGTACTGCAGGTAAGGATAGGACCGGGGTTCTAGGTATGCTACTTTTATCCATTCTAGGTGTCGACAACGACACCATTGCCAAAGAGTACGAATTGACGACTATAGGATTAAGAACTGAGatcaaactcatcaaaaagCTAGAGGCTAGGGGTGATTTATATTACACCATGCTGGGTAAGGAATCTGAGAAGCTGACACGAATTTACCAATTAACGCCAGAGAAAATGGCGAAGACTCTCATGTCATCGGTTTACGAAGCGATGAGATTCTTCATAGATGATTTTTGTGCGGAATTCCAATCTGTCGAACAATATTTTGTTGACATTTTGGAATTCACACCTCATGATATTGGGAGGTTGAGAGACATCCTTCTAGAATGA
- the CTF3 gene encoding Ctf3p (similar to Saccharomyces cerevisiae CTF3 (YLR381W); ancestral locus Anc_4.235), with protein sequence MDLRLDDIVDSIIASNAETPQLLLRTWLDDFYRKSSELGLSSAQLIKMISFACHSTTLSMTTRLYILENCLWPNDFLSRDVIKVVISQLGTATAISDFKIQTPKKLQVALCRWLVHVFFLVTPNDELPDSHLDSSIWLHLWQYDFLQHWLTYIVVWSTTSPKDVKRWKVTLVEKVGSKPNYQDSRACATLILHKLESIIGSSNVISRAIDRLNCNGRRLNTLQSLEYDENHIARLRTLLLNRTPSKFTDKILDELISSSLNQLRSSEENNMGTNCLRKPELKDALLQNAHSLHKLAWQWDRVIVPKNVELLLHNTKLSPYHFYLLALSSEHEFWVIAYQWICMSLRRAFGMEDTEGSIAILENVIRICLIQDSLIPLIAKDFFSVRYLKANRNIFVHIFSVIFPLQMTFEGNLTSFERSFQEILAYSFLNDRSYRTIFPPVVKSVVLLMQNWLKSDTASLTHFALKLLQDIQELLLSNFDNVNENRLKSIELINLLNIVSNTRPSSVVEKDLKYLIVPRGHLHRLLIADDPLLLNGCCNYLINTKQYLLGKEPANKYVQRQNDYILDLTNYLWRNKLLDSKRFLNIPSVFLRVVIDNTYLPIIDMKAKILSSISGIPSMSYASIAKLRELERASHAQLHYLELINDEGFKRFKRNQPHSESWLYNNPSSLHDLKLEILKAFRSTGPYGEVAGFLFTYLKSLSEYNLAKGDF encoded by the coding sequence ATGGACTTGCGCCTAGATGATATTGTAGATTCGATTATCGCTTCGAATGCAGAAACACCTCAATTGCTGCTAAGAACATGGTTGGACGACTTTTACAGGAAGTCGTCGGAGTTGGGATTATCCTCAGCTCAACTGATCAAAATGATAAGCTTTGCTTGCCATTCGAcaactttatcaatgaCAACACGACTGtatattttggaaaattgtCTATGGCCTAATGACTTTTTGTCAAGGGATGTGATAAAAGTTGTTATAAGTCAACTAGGTACCGCAACCGCCATATCAGATTTCAAAATACAGACGCCCAAGAAGCTCCAAGTAGCACTTTGCAGATGGCTAGTACATGTTTTTTTCCTTGTGACCCCAAACGATGAATTACCAGACTCTCACCTGGATTCTTCCATTTGGCTTCACCTTTGGCAGTACGATTTTCTACAACATTGGTTGACGTACATAGTTGTGTGGTCAACTACATCTCCGAAGGATGTGAAACGTTGGAAAGTTACTTTAGTTGAAAAGGTTGGCTCTAAACCGAATTATCAAGATTCCAGGGCCTGCGCAACTTTGATTCTTCATAAGCTTGAAAGCATAATTGGAAGCTCAAACGTAATATCAAGAGCAATAGATCGTCTAAATTGCAATGGCAGAAGGCTAAATACACTGCAAAGTCTGGAGTACGATGAAAATCATATTGCGCGGCTCAGAACTCTGTTGCTAAACAGAACGCCTTCAAAATTCACTGACAAGATCTTAGATGAActaatttcatcaagcctGAACCAACTGAGATCTTCGGAGGAAAATAATATGGGAACCAACTGTCTTCGAAAGCCAGAACTTAAGGACGCGCTTCTCCAAAATGCACACTCATTGCACAAACTGGCATGGCAATGGGATCGAGTCATAGTACCTAAAAACGTCGAACTTCTACTTCACAATACGAAATTATCTCCCTACCATTTTTATCTACTGGCGCTATCGAGTGAACATGAATTTTGGGTTATTGCCTATCAATGGATATGTATGTCATTGAGAAGAGCATTTGGCATGGAAGACACGGAAGGCAGCATTGCCATATTAGAAAATGTCATTCGCATTTGCCTAATACAAGACTCGTTAATACCCTTGATTGCCAAGGATTTTTTCAGTGTCAGATATTTGAAAGCTAATCGAAATATCTTCGTGCACATCTTTAGTGTCATTTTCCCTCTTCAGATGACATTCGAAGGCAATCTGacaagctttgaaagaagttttcaagaaattttaGCCTACTCTTTTCTTAATGACAGAAGCTACAGGACCATTTTTCCACCGGTAGTCAAATCTGTGGTATTATTAATGCAAAATTGGTTGAAAAGCGATACGGCATCGTTAACCCACTTTGCACTGAAACTTTTACAAGACATCCAAGAATTGTTGCTGTCAAATTTTGACAATGTAAATGAAAACAGGCTCAAAAGCATCGAGTTAATCAACCTACTAAACATCGTATCTAATACGCGACCATCTTcagttgttgaaaaggattTAAAATACCTAATTGTACCGCGAGGACACCTTCATCGATTGCTTATAGCAGATGACCCACTGCTGCTAAATGGATGCTGCAATTATCTAATAAACACGAAGCAGTATCTGCTCGGTAAGGAGCCCGCCAATAAATACGTGCAAAGACAAAATGATTACATTTTGGATCTTACCAATTACTTGTGGCGGAACAAGCTACTCGATTCGAAAAGGTTCCTGAACATTCCTTCTGTTTTTCTACGTGTTGTGATTGATAATACATATCTGCCCATTATTGATATGAAGGCGAAGATATTGTCGTCCATCTCGGGAATACCTTCTATGTCATACGCATCAATCGCAAAATTACGCGAGCTTGAACGTGCAAGCCACGCCCAGTTGCACTACTTAGAACTAATAAATGATGAGGGTTTTAAGAGGTTTAAAAGGAACCAACCGCACTCTGAGAGCTGGCTATATAATAATCCTTCAAGCCTACACGACTTGAAGCTCGAGATACTCAAGGCATTTCGGAGCACAGGCCCGTATGGTGAAGTTGCAGGTTTTCTATTCACCTATCTGAAGAGCCTTTCAGAATACAACCTGGCCAAAGGTGATTTTTAG
- the TDEL0E01410 gene encoding sterol desaturase family protein, producing the protein MSAVFQNSTIGALIKDESFSGTLQNVYQFQPQLNFLEKYWAAWYVYMNNDVLATGLMFFLLHEFMYFFRCLPWLIIDQVPFFRRYKLQPTKIPSAKEQWHCFKSVVLSHFLVEAIPIWTFHPMCEKLGITVEVPFPTLKRMALEICLFFVLEDVWHYWAHRLFHYGAFYKYIHKQHHRYAAPFGMAAEYAHPVETMTLGFGTVGMPILYVMYTGNLHLFTLCVWITLRLFQAVDAHSGYDFPWSLNKFLPFWAGAEHHDLHHHYFIGNYASSFRWWDYYLDTEAGPEAKAAREEKMKRRATRRVKKTI; encoded by the coding sequence ATGTCTGCTGTTTTCCAGAATTCCACTATTGGAGCTCTTATCAAGGATGAGAGTTTCAGTGgtactttgcaaaatgttTATCAATTCCAACCTCAGTTGAACTTCTTAGAGAAATATTGGGCTGCTTGGTATGTTTATATGAACAACGATGTTTTGGCCACTGGTTTGATGTTTTTCCTATTGCATGAATTCATGTATTTCTTTAGATGTTTGCCATGGCTCATCATTGATCAAGTGCCTTTCTTTAGACGTTACAAGTTGCAACCAACTAAAATCCCAAGTGCAAAAGAACAGTGGCACTGTTTCAAGTCCGTGGTGCTTTCCCATTTCTTGGTCGAGGCTATTCCAATCTGGACTTTCCATCCAATGTGTGAGAAATTAGGTATCACCGTTGAAGTACCTTTCCCAACTTTAAAGAGAATGGCCCTAGAGatttgtctcttctttgtcttaGAGGACGTGTGGCATTACTGGGCTCACCGTCTTTTCCATTACGGTGCCTTTTACAAATACATCCATAAGCAGCATCACAGATACGCTGCACCTTTTGGTATGGCTGCTGAGTACGCACATCCAGTTGAGACTATGACATTGGGCTTTGGTACCGTTGGTATGCCAATCCTTTATGTCATGTACACTGGTAATTTGCATCTGTTTACCCTTTGTGTGTGGATCACTTTGAGACTTTTTCAAGCTGTTGATGCTCACTCCGGTTACGATTTCCCATGGTCCCTAAACAAATTTTTGCCTTTCTGGGCCGGTGCTGAGCACCATGATCTACACCACCACTATTTTATCGGTAACtatgcttcttctttcagaTGGTGGGATTACTACCTAGACACTGAAGCTGGTCCAGAAGCCAAGGCCGCCAGAGaggaaaagatgaaaagaagagctaCGAGAAGAGTCAAGAAGACTATCTAA
- the CSR1 gene encoding Csr1p (similar to Saccharomyces cerevisiae CSR1 (YLR380W); ancestral locus Anc_4.234) translates to MTSNCKDRVCELTQPQERVLKQVWTYLFHFWQIPVNGEAAFKKSSVSAADTSEKKKKKTSFFGKLQSTYSGGQQDDAEDEDTENKESEYVLNQIHHTLKDLDPATTRDHFWDMLRVETPDTVLLKFVRARKWKIDKTMSMIAHSMIWREESQVDAIINGGEVGFYENGEEGVIKNLELQKAFITGHDKEGRPILLARPRLHYAHDQSEADIEKYCLLIIEQAKLFFKSPVETATILFDLSGFSMSNMDYGPVKFLITCFEAHYPENLGHMFIHKAPWIFSPIWNIVKNWLDPVVSSKINFTKSIKDLTEYIDLDQLPEYLGGENTVDLDSFVKPDGSHDIKLKDVDTKAKIVAEREELVKKFVHATVKWIESETEEESSKFLQEKASLGNQLTENYSALDPYVRSRSIYDIDGTLKV, encoded by the coding sequence ATGACGTCTAATTGTAAGGACAGGGTTTGTGAGTTAACTCAACCTCAGGAAAGGGTTCTTAAACAAGTTTGGACTTATTTGTTCCATTTTTGGCAAATACCAGTTAATGGTGAAGCAGCTTTTAAGAAATCAAGTGTAAGTGCAGCAGATACTTcggaaaagaagaagaagaagacttcGTTCTTTGGTAAACTGCAATCCACTTATTCTGGTGGTCAACAGGACGAtgctgaagatgaagatactGAGAATAAGGAATCGGAGTACGTATTGAaccaaattcatcatactttgaaagatttagATCCAGCTACTACCAGGGACCATTTTTGGGATATGCTGAGAGTGGAAACCCCAGATACAgtgttgttgaaatttgttaGAGCTAGAAAATGGAAGATCGATAAGACTATGTCGATGATCGCTCATTCTATGATTTGGAGGGAGGAGTCTCAAGTGGATGCGATCATCAATGGGGGTGAAGTGGGATTTTatgaaaatggtgaagaagGAGTTATCAAGAACTTGGAACTGCAAAAGGCATTCATAACTGGCCACGACAAAGAGGGAAGACCGATCCTTCTTGCCAGGCCCAGACTGCATTACGCTCATGATCAGTCAGAGGCCGATATTGAAAAGTACTGTCTGTTAATCATTGAGCAGGCAAAattattcttcaagagtcCAGTAGAGACGGCTACTATCCTGTTTGATCTGAGTGGTTTCTCAATGTCCAATATGGATTATGGTCCAGTCAAGTTTTTAATCACTTGCTTCGAAGCTCATTATCCTGAGAATTTGGGACATATGTTCATTCATAAGGCGCCCTGGATTTTCTCGCCAATATGGAACATCGTCAAGAATTGGCTAGATCCTGTTGTTTCCTCTAAAATCAACTTTACCAAGAGCATTAAGGACCTGACTGAATATATAGATCTGGATCAACTACCGGAATACTTGGGAGGTGAAAATACTGTTGATCTGGACTCATTCGTTAAGCCTGATGGATCACACGacatcaaattgaaagatgttGATACCAAGGCAAAAATAGTTGCTGAAAGGGAAGAATTGGTTAAAAAGTTTGTCCACGCTACGGTGAAATGGATTGAATCcgaaactgaagaagaatcatccaaatttcttcaggaaAAAGCTTCACTGGGTAACCAACTCACTGAAAATTATTCAGCATTGGATCCATACGTTAGGTCAAGGTCAATTTATGACATTGATGGCACACTAAAAGTGTAA